The stretch of DNA gcagcactatttgcaatagtCAAGATACGAAACTAACCTATGTGCCCAGCAACCAAtgagtggatgaagaaaatgtgctacATAAAAACAATGGAGTATAAGtcacccataaagaagaatgaaattaggtcatttgtaggaaaatggatagaactagagatcatcatgttaagtaagatAAGctcagctcagaaagacaaacattatGGTTTTGCTCATATGGGGAATGTAGacttaaaatagtaataatatgtGATGATTGTAAAATGAAGAACTGTTGGCAAGGGGCAGAGAATGTGAAGAGGATGAAAGAAGAGGGTGACAGGgagtgaatattatagaagtacattatataacTGTATGAACATTGCATAATGAAACACTAAAACCTgttaaaaaggaggaagagggagcatggttaaaaaagaataatatagatGGGATGAATCTGATCGAAGTATACAATGAAATCTCTGCACAATTAATTTGTGCTaagaaaatctcttttttttttttaaaaaaagagatcttCATGTAAAATTAACCCCATGCTTTTCTGACAACCACAAGGAAAGATTTAAGAccatttcatccatgttgtcatttAAATCAAACTTATTTTTGGCTAGATCAGGTTGAGCTTGACAGTGAAACCATGTTGCATGGATAGAACAATTAAGCTAGCTTTGTGAAGCCTCATCAGTTCCAGGTAGTATCATCTCCTACTTGGAACTCTGAATTTAGAGGATCTTGCAGGGCAGGAGTCACAGTTGAATTGAAGATAGGACAAGTAAGAACCTAGTGGGTTATGAGGATAGAGACAAGAGACCATTCTGGAAAACTGGAGAAGTTTGaacaagaagggaaaaaaattgggGGGTGGTGGgcactaaggattgaacccagggcctcatccatgctaggaaagcacactaccacttaagccacaccccaacccttttgcttgtattttctttttgagataaggtctcactgctaactttgcccaggctagccttgaatttgtaatcctcctgcttcatccttCAGAGCAtttgggattgcagatgtgcaccaACCACCATGCTCAGATGGCATGAACATTATTGAGGGACTGTTtgcaatagccaagaaatggaaacaaactaAGAGTCTATCAACTgacaatggataaagaaaatgtggcatatatacacaatagtaTACTCTTTggccataagaaagaatgaaatcttgtcatttgcaacaacatggatggagcTAGTGaccattattttaagtgaaatgaatcagacacagaaagacaagtagcacatgatctcactcattcATGGAATATAAAAAGCTTGATTTCATAGAAGTTGAGTAGACTATTGGGTACCATAGAGAGTGAGAGGAGAGATGCACGGGAAAATGTTGATCACTGTGTGTTAAGTTTTACTTAGATGGGAGtcagaagttctggtgtgctattgcacagaAGGGTAACTATGGAAAATAATAGTAGAATATATTTCAAATAGCCAGAaggaaggattttgaatgtttcactACAAAGAAGTGATCCGTATTTGTGGAGATGATGTTATTATTCTGATTTTAGCATTACATAATatacacatgtatcaaaacatcaccaGGTGACTCATAATTATCTACATTATTTAGGGCTTAATCTATCAgtcaaaaaatacatgtatatttttaaaaagaggaaaaggcaatgaaattaaatatatctGAACAACATGcataatatattcttttatatgaaattttataaacCTAGGTACACAGGGAGAGGTGgagaagaaaattagaaacaGAGTGGTTATTTATGAGTGGTGAATCTTGAAGAAATTTATACTTTCTTCCTCATGTTCTCTGATACTGCTCTGTTTTGACATGATTCCTTATCTTCAggtatttgaacttttttttattgtggaaacaaaagaaaacactggGTCACTTGTGGGTCCCATGATAAGTGGATGTGGCACAATGTACTTTTCTAAAAGGCTTCCCATGGTCTCTGGATTCCAAGTTCCCTGTCTGCAGAagtctgtgtgtgttttgctggCAGAACCTGGCTCCTGGTAGCTGAGCAGAGGCAGCTAAGCCAGTCCTAATTACAGTGTTTCTGTTGCTCTTTGAGGGGTGAGAGACAAGAACTTCATTTACAATCTTGGCCAGAGTCCTTAAAGCCCCTAATCAGAGAGGTGATCATTGGAGTTGTAACCTGAGCTAGTCTACTGTGAAAATTGCTGGAAAGGAATTGATAAaaccttttcattttaaagtcCTGGTTTATAAGGACAACTATTTTAGTGGGATCCTTGGGATTTTTTAGCTCTGAGGAAAATTTCTAATGAATCTGGGACAGAAGATGGAACAAGAATTTGGAAGTAGTTAAATATGGGGCATACAGATAATTATATCATCCTTCcaattaagatattttattaCCTATGCCCATTTTCCCCCTTTAAAATAGTTCTCTGGAAATGAAGCCAGTAAAATCTGATCATACGTTCATTTAGTCTCTTTTTTCCCATAGATATACACAAAAGCCCTCATTTCTCAGTTACTATACTTCTCAGCAGAAATCATTCCTAGAAGAGGCAGATCTACTTCAAAAACAAAGTTGTTCCAGAGAGCTAAGGGCAACACAGAAAGATCCAGGTATGGTACCCAAAGTGTGATGGCACTTCCTTAATTTTTCCTATATTCCCTCCCAATAAGGCCTCCAAACTGCTGTTTAGTCATCAGCTTGCTAGGCCTGTCATCACAAAATGCCACAGATTGTGTGACTTAAGCAGAAACTCATTTTCTCACAGTGCTGGCGTCTAGAAGTGCCAGATCAAGGTGTTGGTagttttggtttcttctgaggtctCTCTCCTACAAATGACCACCTCGTCACTAAGTCCCCATATGATCTTCCCTCTGTGTATTCCCAATGTCTCTCTGTGTGGCCTTCTCTTCTTAAAAGGATGCAAGTCAGATTGGACTATAGTCTAGCCTAATggcttcattttaacttaattatctctttaaagTTCCTGtgtccaaatatagtcacattctgaggtaccaAAGTTAGGACATTAATAGTGAACTGTAGAGGGTCACAGTTTAGCTGGCAACATATGGCATCATTATGAAGAACaaagtgagaaaacaaaaaataaagcagctCAAATATTTCTTGTTGTCTTATAATATTAGAAACAATGGCTAACCATTTTTTTATGGTGATAAAGTTACATCAATTACAATGTCAAAGAAGTCTTCATCAGCACAGGATGGCCTACTGATAAGTGTTACTATCTTGACTGGTCATCCTCAATCTCCACAGAAGGAGAGGACTAGTGGAAAATCCAGAGGCCTGAGCCCAACCTCCAGAGATTCCAGTTCAGAAGATAAGGGTAAAGCATAGGTAATCAGTATTTTTCAAAAGGTAAAAATCATGTAGGTAAAATCTTCAAGTATCTTTGTTTGGGTCCCTTCCATAGTCAGATGCTGAGGTCAGGATTTGAGTGCAGAGTTGATATGGAAGGTAAATGAAACACCAGTAAATGAGTGGAGACAAGGGAAGAGAGATAGCAAAACTAGACCTCATGAATTCCCTTACCTTGATAGGTGAGAAAATCTTCATCCTCGTGGGGGTACTACAAAATAGGGCAGGATTCATGCTTCTGAAAATGAGGGAGTTAAGTGCTTAAATTCTAAGTTCTCAGTTGTCATTGGTTGAGGAATGTTCCTTGAAAGTGGAAAGGTCCTGGCATCCCCAACCTGTGGCAAAGTATAACTGGTATCCAGAGAATGTCCTCAGGCAACTGCATACAGGAAGAGCAGCAATTTGACCAGGGCATTTAGAAATGGTTGGAGTGAGGGCCCAATTGATGGCCATTGAGCAATCCATTGACTCCATCTTCACTACCATCCCTGGAGCAACTTTGGAACCTGTGATCATCGTTCTCATGGTTAACATGGTTGAGAGCTGTCTACACATCTTCCCCACCCAAGACTCTAACTTATTTCTCGTATATATGATAGTCAGAGTTGGGCATAAGAGATGGATGTGAAAAGGGAGCAGACCTCTGTTGTCCCCAAAAACCAGGTCCTGCCAACTAGCTGAGTGAGCTAAGGCTTGTCTTATTCTTCAGAATCTCACCACCCTCTTGTGGTAGTTATGAAAATGTCTTTCCTTATCATCTACTACTTATCATCAATATgagaaatcataaaattaaagatgatgcTTAAGTAGACCGTGTGACATGGGAGGACCAAAGAGCCTTGCAGATGGCTGACCTGGCTCCAAACAGCATACTAGCTTGGTTGGCTCTGTTCTGGGTctaagtttcctcatttgtaaaatggggaaatTGCAATATCTACTTGCAAATAAATGTTGTGAGAAgtagggaaaggcagaacagaacCTGGCACGGGGCTAAGAAAATGATGACTATTTTTAGGGTAAGGTGGAATTACTTGCCATAGCTGTGATTTATACATAGATTCCTTAGTCTGCATTTTAACATGAAGACAGAGGTCTTGCCAAATATAAATTGATGAAAATGTCATTCTCAGTCTTGCTTGTCCCCTACAGCCTTCCTTCAGGTAGTACATCACcaaaaatttctttatttctccttacaTACTCTTCTGTTGTCATGGTTGTCTGTGGGATAAAAGACTGAGAGAAAGTCAAAGACTTTCATATACTTTCTTTCAGAAGAAATGTAAACCATCCCAATGAGGCTGGATTTGTGCAAGTTAGCCCCATCCTATTCCTGATGGGcgattttatttgaaaatctgtTCAACAATAAATGGTATTAGCTCAATGAATAGTTTGATAATCTTAAACCAACAGCCAGATTTCAGATTGCCTTCCATTTCACAAATTCttctctaaaagaaaaacattaagaaaaccaaaaaaaaaaaaaaaaaaaaaacccacaaggttTTGGTTCCAACCCTTGAGAAAACAACATGTACTCATTTGAGGCCTAGCTTCAAAGGTCAGATCCAGGGAATGTGTGGATACCTGGACACCTGCAAAGAAATGAAGCAGATGTATTGACTCTTTTCTGAAGTAGTGAGTAAAATGCAGAACATTTGTCAGCCTTAGAACGAACACAGTCATGTCATTGATCAACTCAGCTACTCTCAGTGGCAAGTACATATGTTTTCACTGAACTTGAGGACAGCTTTAAAAGTACATCTACTAATTTCCACAGAAATCTGAAGCCTAGGTCATTGCTAGAGCAAATTACTGACAGGTACACTTTGTTTTCAGTATTCCCACTAACCCTTTTCCTGATGATTTCAGAATTCAGTTAtccatatttcataaatataaatgtgGACACAGATATGTATGTGTGCTTCAAATGATTCACACTGAGTTTGGTACTTTTAATGTTAAGGAAGCTATAGACATAAAAATCAGTGACTTTCTTTTTTACCGTCACTTGTTCATGAAATCATGGCATTCTATGTCTATCTTGTGGCCTGAGGAGTATCAGTCTCCTGAGTTGGAAGGAAAAGGTCTTGGCCCTCAAGGAGTGTCTCAGTTGAGTCTGTGTGACCTAGCAGTCATTTGGTGCATTCTCACCATCCATGTTGAGTGTGGGCCAATGCAGAATGAAGAATGCAGGTCTTTCTTTACCCTGAATTCTGACTCACCTAAATAGATTTGGGAAAGAATTAGGGAAAGCAATTACAAATGTGTGTAACTGAGTTTGCCTCTGGTTTGCTTTCTCGAGGTCAGATGCAGCTAACTGGATGAATCAATGATATCTTTTTAAGAAGCCAGGCTGAAAAGAGCACTGGACATAGATAACAGCATCAGTTACGGGGCGTCCTTCTCTGCCAGCAGATCTGCACTGCAGTGGACCACCGTGGTAATGTCCTTACTTAAGGAAACAGTGCTAATCAACTCCCTCTCCAGGAAGCTGCACAAGGATCATTTTGTCCCTCTCTCCCCTGGGAAGCCAGGCCATGCAAAACATTGAAAGAGTTATCTGGAAGATCTTGTAAAGGCAAACAGATCccctcattttattttgaaggaaCAAGAGTGTCTTTTAGAATCATAGGTATTCTTTATGATGACTCTGTGGCATTGCAGGAGTCTtttgagttcttaaagaaactttCTGATAGACACTGACATTATCATGGAGTatatttgttctgttttctgtttctttggtgaTTGTGAAATAATTTATCAGGAGAGGCAATTGGTATCCTGAAAAGGACATTGGATAGGAAATAGGGACACATAAATGTGAATCCCCAAGCTATCAAGGATTTCAACttcaacatatgtaaaataaGTGGGTGAGATCATCCTTCCTCTGTCCTCAGCATTCTAAGAGCTCACATATCTGCTGTAACCTGACCATTTAATCAAGCAGAATTTCCCATCCCCCACCTCTGCCAGCTACAGGAGAAGCATCCTGTATGAACTGAAAGTCTTCAGTCAACAGGGATAACTTATCCATATCCCAGACTGCCTTATTCTTGCTGATGTCAGAACAAGAACTACTGTAGGGAATCAAAGAAGGACTTAGAAAAGAAATGTGCACCTGGCAGTTTTGGTATGCCAATGCATTACACTTTGCCCAAATGTTATTGAAAACTAAATCTTCCATTACATAGCTTTTTATCACTTTCTAAAAAATGTTCCAGTTGGGttggtatattttataatttttcttgctTCAGAGATAAGCACACTGTCAAAGATTACACTAaaaaattcaggttttttttttttttttaattttaaaaggtcgAGGTTAAAGGAGAGGAATGCCAATGGAGCAGTTTGAGAAAAAGTGCTTATTTGAAATATTCTAGAAATAAGAAGGTATGTGCCTCAGATCATGAGATGATAGTTAATTTCAAAAACTTTCCAGTCCTAAAATAGGTAGCTCGCCCTGAACATAAATATCTGCAAGCgtttggaaaatgaagaagcaagcTGGGATTGGCACTGGAGGCTGCCTGTTGGGGATTTCACTCTATATATGAACATTTCTCTCCACTCCCCGGCACCACACACTATTGCCTAGTGGAGTAGAATATCCTTACAAGCAAGCAGGAAGATCATTTCCTCTCAGATCTGGTAACAAATGGACCCaggaatgtatttttatttgattttatgtaCCAATGTTCAAATTCAATTAATACCAACataaattagttttttttaaagcactgagGGTATTGTTAAATGATATTCTACATATAGAATTCAGGGAGAGGAATAATTATGAACCTATAACCCACCTCTCAGCTCCATGAACATGGAAAATTACAAACTAAATACgtagatatttaattttcttacatCTGAACAAGAATGTGACTATCCTTACAAACTTCTCAGAGATTTTTCCTTTAGATGTACTTCAACTTTACTAATCCAATTGTCCATTAGGAAAATAAGCATTTTTTGGAGTCAGGATTATGATATACAGCCCATGATGACCTTGAATTTACAATCCCCAAGGATATAAAGATTATTTTGGGAGGAACAGCCTAGACTGCATCATCTGATTTGTGAAAGATATTCTCAGCTGAATGTGACTCATACACTCAAAcacaatatatttcatttttaaggcaTTGTGTTAGTAAAGActtaattttcctgtttttttgagggggagagaAGTATACTCAGTTGAGTTAGGTGTCTTCCTATGGTAGTACTTACAGAGCTGTATTACAATGCTGTCCTCCAGGGGGCGTCAGATCTTCAGCAAAGTCCCAACTTCGCTGGAAGACACTCAAATCCAGTCAGCAAAAGCAAACAGTATGGCTTACTTCTGACTGGGATGCAGGAATTCTAGGACCCATATCCCAAATTTCACATTTCGGAGTTACCACAGGCTTTTGCACTAGACTTAACAGTTCTTAGTATGGTTAAAGTGGGTGTGAAAACACAGTGGTCCTGGTTGCATGCCATGAGCCTAGCATAGTCACTTTGTTCTGCATGTCTTGCTATAGGTCTTGGACAGCCCAATATCTCCAGTAAACATTAGCTAGACTACTGAAACAGATCAGAACCCTAGATCCTTCCAAGGGTGGAAATGTGATTCCTGGAGTTCCAAAGATAATTTCAGGTCAGAGAAGGTTGAagaagactgtgtctcaaaaggTGGCCGAGGACCCTTCTTTCCTACATAAGCCTCACAAAGGTctgtttttgctattattttgaaaTGAGTTTGCAAACTCGTGGGTGTGAGGAACTTTATGTAGCAAAACCTGTGACTGTAAGGCAGTACCGTGCACTGGCTCCAAGGCCCAGAGTTTCTAGAGTTCAATGACCTAGTGCAGTATCTACTGAAGATTTTATAAGCTCTCAAATCCTGAATCAATTACTTCACTCTGTGTCTCTGAttcctcatcttttcttctttctaattttttttattgttgtgttgggtgggggtacattgtggcattcataaatgttcttacaatatatcagacaTATCATATTTGTGATTTCTCATCTTCAAAAGCTATCCTATAGTTGTAAGAATTAATTAAGACAATCCAAAGAAAGTGCCAGGTGCATGATATTTGATATCATAACAAATTACTGTAATTTTTTAGCCTGGAACAAAGACCCCTGCCTTATGGTGCCAGCCTTTTCTCtcacttctctgaatagtccccTTCATCCTATGTACCTCCCTATACCTTTATCCTTTTGCTCCCCTGATTCTATCTTTTTTGGCCTACACCCTCATCTCATGAGATTCCTCCTAAATTCTGAGGATTATATGTATGGcatcataaaacaaacaaataaacaaacaaacccatcATTCCTGACTCCAAGAGCCAAATGTGATTTCCCCTGCTCTGACTAATGACAGGGACACAATATCTTCATTGCATGGTAGGTTCGCAGgtgtatacattttttcaaaACTCACAGAACTATATATTTAATGTGAgcacatttttaaatatgtatgttaTACTTCTATATACCTACTCAGTAGGGCTATAGATTAGATCAGTTTTTGGAGACAGAAAGACATGGTTCAAATTTAAGTTCTGCTACTTTCTACTTGATAAGTCATTGAATCTCTCTCATGTGTAGTCTTTCTTCACATAAATGGGGGTGGCAGTCACTTTCTCCTCTGGTAGTGAGAGTTTAGAGACAATAATAGTATCAAATTCCTCACACAGTGCTTTTTCATAGTTGAAACTACCTGATTATTAAGTCCTTCCTTTCTAGCATAGCTATTTCTGTATTTGATACACACCCCTGTCCACCAGAAAGCAAACTTGAGGATATAGcatgtcatctttttcttttctgttgtgtCTAGCATAGAGTAGAAGCATAGTAAGTATTTGGTCTTTATAGCTAAATGTACTTATTTTTGGTGGGGACTggtgtttgtactcagggctttgtacttacaaagcagatctctaccatttgagccacaactcctAAATGTACCTATTTTGAAGAGCAAATGCCAAAAGGCATTCCAGTATGAACATCTGCAGGATGCCATACTTTTTTAACCATGTAGGTTGGCTAGAGCTCAGTATTTTATAGTCTGGAAGATACTTAACTTGATCAGTTATTCTACCATGGCTCCCCAATGTGCAAGAAGTCTTAACACACCTTTCATCGGATAGTCATTTAGACTCATAGGGTTGTCTGTTTTTCTCTAAAGTAACTAAAATGATGATACTATTTTCTTGACCAATAAGTCACTCCATTTTCCATGGTCAAAGTTAAGcttttatttggttttaaattaaaaaaataaatttcattattaaataGTGAGATGGGACTAACTAATGTTTAGACAGTAGCTTACTTAGGGATATACCATCAGGGGCACAATGAAGGGGGTAGATCACTAAACTAAAATTATTTGTTATGTTGGAGTGTTTGTTAAAAGTTCAATAATGGCATATttcaaaagaaactgaaatacaaagttttaaatgtttacaaCGAATGGAAGAAGTAAACCACTTTTTCTACTGAAATTGCAAACTACTTTCTTTCCCAGTGCCAGTCAGTTTAGACATTATACCACAGTGCTAATGTCATCAGGTTCATCTGCTTTCTTTTGCCTGCTTGGCAGGGATTTCAAGTATTCAAGGTGTCTCCGGGCATCCTCCTGATTTTGCCTTACATAATAGACCACATATGAGATCACCATGGTGAACCAGCCAAACATGGTGACAAGCATGGCATAATCAGTAGTTTTTTTAGGGAGGTTACAAAGGTCAGCATCGTTGGCAGCATTGAGGAATGGCCTTCCTGCGTGCTCATCCAACACGGAGGTCTTACAGATCACGTTGTGGGCCGTCTCGTGATTGGATGCCATGCTCCTCAGAACTTGCTGTAGAGTACAGTCACAGTGCCAGGGGTTGTTGGCAATTCTGGCCCTGGCCTTCAAGTTGTTGAAGGCATTTTTGTGCACGCTTTGAATCCTGTTGTCTGACAAGTCCAGAGTCTGCAAGGTTTCAGCTACTCCTTTGAAGGCATGCTCATCAATAAACTCAATGCCATTTTTGGACAGGTTGAGAACTCTCAGTTGATGGAGGTCCTTAAAAATCTCATTGGGGATAGATGTAATCTGATTGGAGTCCAGATACAGCAAGACTGTTTCAGGAGGAAGATCCCTAGGTATTTCCTTGAGATTTGCATTGCTACAGGTGACATTTAAACCCCCAGAGGAAGAACAAAGACAGCCCTTGGGACACATACTGGCAGAATGAAAGCACAGTATCATAAGAACAAAACTTTGTAGGAGGAGACACATGGAGAGGGAACGGGTTAACCACAGGTCTACCAGATTCATGCTGGAATGTCAGCATAATCCTAAGTCCATTCCTCATTTACTCCAACAAGTGTGGCAATGGTTCCAGCTCTGTCCACACCATTGATTTCCTTCTTGTGGGGTTTAAAAGGGTACAGCTAGCACATGTGTGTCTTCATTATTCCTGTCCTTGCTTGGGAACCTAAAGGAAAGGGAAACAGATGTAATTAGCTCGTTTGCAAAGGGAAATACACTGCAATTAAAAGTGCTCTCAGGTGTCTGGCATTCAACGCAGGCAGGAAGGTTACTTATGCAGGTAATTTCCATCGACACCACTGGGAGTTACCTGTGTAGTGGGAATCTCCTGCTTAATTCCCAGGTGCTGGGGAGAGGACTGACAATAAAAGCCTTAGTTTCcaaattctgtcattttgttttgagTTGAGTAGAATCACAGCAAATAGTCCCTATTTCTCTCATCTCTTCtatttctctcctggacccattCTTAATTCTACACCAACAAAACTTAATTATGTCTTTCACTGTTCCTATAGTAACAAATGCATTAATGCAAAATTTAGCCCTGCACTTGGGCAGCAAT from Castor canadensis chromosome 10, mCasCan1.hap1v2, whole genome shotgun sequence encodes:
- the Lrrc3b gene encoding leucine-rich repeat-containing protein 3B; protein product: MNLVDLWLTRSLSMCLLLQSFVLMILCFHSASMCPKGCLCSSSGGLNVTCSNANLKEIPRDLPPETVLLYLDSNQITSIPNEIFKDLHQLRVLNLSKNGIEFIDEHAFKGVAETLQTLDLSDNRIQSVHKNAFNNLKARARIANNPWHCDCTLQQVLRSMASNHETAHNVICKTSVLDEHAGRPFLNAANDADLCNLPKKTTDYAMLVTMFGWFTMVISYVVYYVRQNQEDARRHLEYLKSLPSRQKKADEPDDISTVV